The genomic window GCCGCCAGAAAAATAGGATTTCCATTGAGCAGAGCATTAGTGGAGCGCGAAGTCATTATTGCAGATGGCACAATAAAAGCTTCTGAATATGCTCTAAAGTATGGTATTGCTATGAATATTGCTGGTGGTACACATCACGCGTACACCAATCGTGGCGAAGCGTTTTGTTTACTCAACGACCAAGCAATTGGGGCACGATATCTTCAAAATAAAGGATTGGCAAATAAAGTTCTTATAGTAGATTTAGATGTACATCAAGGTAATGGTACTGCAGAAATTTTTCAGAATGATGATACTGTATTTACCTTTTCCATGCATGGTAAAAGCAATTATCCTTTTAAAAAAGAATTGAGCGATTTAGACATTGCATTAGATAATGATACCAACGACGATATGTATCTCAACATTTTAAAGGATACACTTCCAAAACTTATAGACGAGCAGCAACCAGATTTCATCTATTATCTATGTGGTGTTGATGTTATTGCTTCAGATAAACTAGGGAAATTAGGTATGACTATAGAAGGCTGTAAAGCGCGCGACCGATTTGTTTTGCAAATCTGTAAAGACCGAAACATTCCTGTTATGTGCAGTATGGGAGGTGGATACTCCGCAGATATAAAAATCATTGTAGATGCACATGCCAATACATTTCGATTAGCTCAAGAGATATTCTTTTAAATTCAAAAATTTACTCTAAAAACTAAATTTGGAGTTATTCCTAAAGATTGCTGTTGCACTTCTGTTACGTCATTATCATTAATACGATAAAAACTATTTATAATATTTTCTCT from Winogradskyella sp. MH6 includes these protein-coding regions:
- a CDS encoding histone deacetylase family protein; the encoded protein is MLKIAYHPIYKHPLPVGHRFPMEKYELLPQQLLHEGTCTNDNFFEPEKPNDKYIVAVHDPEYYYELVNLTLDQRAARKIGFPLSRALVEREVIIADGTIKASEYALKYGIAMNIAGGTHHAYTNRGEAFCLLNDQAIGARYLQNKGLANKVLIVDLDVHQGNGTAEIFQNDDTVFTFSMHGKSNYPFKKELSDLDIALDNDTNDDMYLNILKDTLPKLIDEQQPDFIYYLCGVDVIASDKLGKLGMTIEGCKARDRFVLQICKDRNIPVMCSMGGGYSADIKIIVDAHANTFRLAQEIFF